A single Flavobacterium sp. 1 DNA region contains:
- a CDS encoding CHAP domain-containing protein, which translates to MTLAQKTLEIAIAQIGVEEIPKYTNSGPEVEIYLKSVGLGKGYSWCMAFIYWCTQNASKQTAINNPLKKTGGVLDQYNSRPLLVQTIPNAGDIFILDLGKGLGHTGIVEKVAGDIIHTIEGNTNDIGSREGYKVCRRKREIKTIKGFLRLQP; encoded by the coding sequence ATGACACTTGCTCAAAAAACATTAGAAATTGCCATCGCACAAATTGGCGTAGAAGAAATTCCAAAATATACCAATTCAGGTCCTGAAGTAGAAATTTATTTAAAAAGTGTAGGACTCGGAAAAGGATATTCATGGTGCATGGCCTTTATTTACTGGTGCACTCAAAATGCTTCCAAACAAACAGCTATTAACAATCCCTTAAAAAAAACCGGAGGCGTATTAGATCAATACAATTCGAGACCGCTTTTAGTACAAACCATTCCAAATGCAGGTGATATTTTTATTCTGGATCTAGGAAAAGGCCTAGGACACACTGGTATTGTTGAAAAAGTTGCCGGTGATATTATTCACACTATTGAAGGAAATACTAACGACATAGGGAGTCGAGAGGGCTACAAGGTTTGCAGAAGAAAAAGAGAAATTAAAACTATAAAAGGATTTCTCAGACTACAGCCCTAA
- a CDS encoding methyl-accepting chemotaxis protein, producing MEQFLYPTLTAFFASFITWLFSVRKSLAQDRAAELDNAVNAVKYYRDLLDDITARLTAATETIKTMEIQHRELMVVNQQLVDELQKFKQLNGKQQ from the coding sequence ATGGAACAATTTCTTTACCCGACTCTTACCGCATTTTTTGCCTCTTTTATTACTTGGTTATTCTCTGTGAGAAAATCATTAGCTCAAGACAGAGCTGCCGAACTTGACAATGCAGTTAATGCCGTAAAATATTACCGTGATTTACTTGATGATATTACTGCCAGATTAACAGCTGCAACAGAAACAATAAAAACTATGGAAATACAACACAGAGAATTAATGGTAGTCAACCAACAGTTAGTAGATGAGTTACAAAAATTCAAACAATTAAACGGAAAACAACAATGA